In Carassius auratus strain Wakin chromosome 12, ASM336829v1, whole genome shotgun sequence, the sequence TCAAGTGTAAATCGAGCATGAAACACATCAGTGACGGAAAATAAAAATCCGACAGGACTGAAAAAGCTGAAACAAAttaatcattaagatgtttttttaactaaaatacaagtccataatctataataacacttcctccagtgaaaaagtgcatctcctgttgtctttCACATCAACCCAACCCTTGCATGTTTGTTTATGACACATTAAATCTAACAACGAATTTAACTAGTTCAACACATTAGATTGTGTTTGCTACTGAAGACACTGCATTAAACCTGTTAAAACACAAACGGCAGTCAGGCCTTCTTCAACAGGCTTGTGCTgtgaaaatgcatataaaacagcAATATGGAGCTGATAGAGTTTTAAGATTCTCTACATTGCATTCAGCTTCTTCAGCTTTGAGGCAGATGGAGCGACTCGAAACAAaccctgacacaaacacacacacaatacactcaCTTTTAATACagatatatgcatttatattcatGCAGAGGTGGAAACAGATGCAATATAGTGTAAAGATTTCAAAGAAATGTACTGTACAAAATTTGGGATCATTaggacttgtaatgtttttttaaagaagtctcttctgctcatcaaggctgcatttattcaaacaaaaatacaagaaataaCATTAATCTggcaaaatgttataaaatataaaataatggtttctatttttaatatcctttaaaatgtaatgtatttctttgatgcaaagctgaatttccatcagcatCACTCCAGTGAACATATTTTTTGGGAAACTGTGGATAAAACCGGAAGTAGGCGGAGCTTGATTGCAAACTTCTTACAGATAAGACCGTTCTTTTTTTACATAGTTATCACCGAACAAATATTCAATTTaactaaagtaatatttttattattattattattattataacatttaaatatccTCTAACATTCATAGCGTTGTATTGTTTAAAGGGGAGGTTCACACGTTGCATTCTGATTACTTTTATGCAACCGCTCagtcttttataattttttggggggaaacaAAGGGTTTTTATGGGtttgactgaaataataatgcaataattgacactttaaattaatgtttcaaacaacaacaaaaaaaaaacaattgaacaaaaaacagataaatacaaaaagtagTCATTGATAATGTATAAACATGTATCCAATTCCACATGTAATACAATTCATttatgtgagataaaaaaaatcttagcaGCCAGGAATGCCTGGGGTTGGGCTGGGGGGAGCCAATAGGGAATTCACCTAGGGCAggaatcctcaaatctggcccactttcctgcagagtttagctttacCCCTAATCAACCACACCTGaacatgctaatcaatgtcttcagggtcattagaaaatcacaggttgGTGAgattgatcagggttggagctaaattctgcagcgcattggccttccaggacaagatttgaggaatCTTGACCAAATGGCTAGAAATGCCCCTGGCTCATTCAACccaaatcaaacacacctgaacaagctaatctaTGCAATTTAGATTACTTGAAAGCTACgtgcaggtgagtttgatcagtgCTGGAAGTGAAATGTTCTCCTTGAATCTTTAAAACCCCATTTTACAGATGTTAGTATTGCAACAAcacttatttgttttagttttgtgtgcTGTTGGCTTCTCCTGATGCACTAATTCAGCAAATTTTCTAGTAGAGGTTATCGTGAGATTGCAGGCCGAGAGGATGGCCGCTCGAGTGTATTTCTCATTGACtgctgttttattgtgtttgatCGGATACTTGAGCATAACTCATGCTAATCAAAGACGAACCACAGGTGAgaagatcagttttttttttttttacactgcctGAAGAAATGCAGAAATTAGCGACTCTGtcttttgaaattaatttaacagTTTATGAATGGGTATTAGATTATAAAGCACTTGATTTGAATCATACAAATCTGTAAAATTTGGGTTTGTGACTCCTTGTGAAATCCTTGAATCACAAATGCTGAAACTGTAGTCCCCCAACTCCCCATGATCATCTTATTCTCTAGTGGATGGTTACTGTCCGGCGACGCTGACGGTCGTGCCATCCCATCGAGGATGTACCTCTGATGAAGACTGCCCTGGAGGACACAAATGCTGTCGATTTGACTGTGGTCCTGTTTGTGTGCTGCCTGTTTTCAGTTAGTTTCCGTTAATAATGGAATCTAAAGctccataaaaacaaaacacaaactaaagctGACTATCTGTTTACACAGTGAAGCCAGGGAAATGCCCCATACCGGAGATGATTCCACTGTGTGCTGAAGGTTGTTtccatgatggccagtgtcctgccacaCAGAAATGTTGCCCCGCCACTGGtggctttgcatgcagtgaaccacgtggtcagggaagcggtcaggcaAGTTGTCAAGTAAGGGGCCAGGCAAGTGGCATTGGCCAGGGCAGTGTCAAGGGAGGTGGCATTGGCCAGGGCAGCAGTATTGGTCATGGTATTGGTGGCGTTGACCAAGGCAGCATCAAGGGAGGCAGCATTGGCCAGGGAAGTAATATTGGTCGTGGcattggccagggaagtggaATTGGCCAGGGCAGCATCAAGGGAGGCAGCATTGGCCAGGGAAGTAATATTGGTCGTGGCATTGGCCAGGGCAGCATCAAGGGAGGCAGCATTGGCCAGGGAAGTAATATTGGTCGTGGCATTGGCCAGGGCAGCAGTATTGGTCACGGTATTGGCGGcattggccagggaagtggaATTGTCCAGGGCAACAGTATTGGTCGTGGCATTGGAAGTGGAACTGGCCAGGGCAGCAGTATTGGTCACGGCATTGGCCAGGGAAGTAGTATTGGTCGTGGcattggccagggaagcggaattGGCCAGGGAAGTGGAATTGGCCAGGGCAACAGTATTGGTCACGGCATTGGCCAGGGAAGTAGTATTGGTCGTGGcattggccagggaagtggaACTGGCCAGGGCAGCAGTATTGGTTACGGCATTGGACAGGGAAGTAATATTGGTCGTGGcattggccagggaagtggaATTGGCCAGGGCAGCATCAAGGGAGGCAGCATTGGCCAGGGAAGTAATATTGGTCGTGGCATTGGCCAGGGCAGCAGTATTGGTCACGGTTTTGGCGGcattggccagggaagtggaACTGGCCAGGGCAGCAGTATTGGTCACGGCATTGGCCAGGGAAGTAGTATTGGTCGTGGcattggccagggaagcggaattGGCCAGGGTAGTAGTATTGGTCACGGTATTGGCGGcattggccagggaagtggaATTGGCCAGGGCAACAGTATTGGTCACGGCATTGGCCAGGGCAACAGTATTGGTCACGGCATTGGCCAGGGCAACAGTATTGGTCACGGCATTGGCCAGGGCAACAGTATTGGTCACGGCATTGGCCAGGGAAGTAGTATTGGTCGTGGcattggccagggaagcggaattGGCCAGGGCAGCATTATTGGTCACGGCATTGGCCAGGGAAGTAGTATTGGTCGTGGcattggccagggaagcggaattGGCCAGGGCAGCATTATTGGTTACGGTATTGGCGGTGTTCGTCAGGGGAGCATCAAGGGAGGCAGCATTGGACAGGGAAGTGGAATTGGCCAGGGTAGTAGTATTGGTCACGGTATTGGCGGcattggccagggaagtggaATTGGCCAGGGTAGTAGTATTGGCCACGGTATTGGTGGCGTCGGCCAGGGCAGGGGAATTGGCCAGGGCCCCGGTATTGGTTATGGTGTGGGCCAGGGCAGTGGAGTTGGCCAAGGTGTGAGCCAGGGCAGCGTTGTTGGCCAGGGCAGCAGTCAGGGCACCAGTATTGGCCAAGGTGTGAGCCAGGGCAGCGTTGTTGGCCAGGGCAGCAGTCAGGGCACCAGTATTGGCCAAGGTGTGAGCCAGGGCAGCGTTGTTGGCCAGGGCAGGATTCAGGGCACCAGTATTGGCCAAGATGTGAGCCAGGGCAGCGTTGTTGGCCAGGGCACCAGTATTGGCCAAGGTGTGAGCCAGGGCAGCGTTGTTGGCCAGGGCAGCAGTCAGGGCACCAGTATTGGCCAAGGTGTGAGCCAGGGCAGCGGACTGGGCCAGGGCAGTGGAATTGGCCAAGGTGTTAGCCAGGGCAGCGTTGTTGGCCAGGGCACCAGTATTGGCAAAGGTGTGAGCCAGGGCAGCGTTGTTGGCCAGGGCAGGATTCAGGGCACCAGtattggccaaggtgtgggccagggcagcggagttggccaaggtgtgggccagggcagcggagttggccaaggtgtgggccagggcagcggagttggccaaggtgtgggccagggcagcggagttggccaaggtgtgggccagggcagcggagttggccaaggtgtgggccagggcagcggagttggccaaggtgtgggccagggcagcggagttggccaaggtgtgggccagggcagcggagttggccaaggtgtgggccagggcaGCGGAGTTGGCCAGGGCAGCAGTCAGGGCATCAGtattggccaaggtgtgggccagggcagcggagttggccaaggtgtgggccagggcagcggagttggccaaggtgtgggccagggcagcggagttggccaaggtgtgggccagggcagcggagttggccaaggtgtgggccagggcagcggagttggccaaggtgtgggccagggcagcggagttggccaaggtgtgggccagggcagcggagttggccaaggtgtgggccagggcagcggagttggccaaggtgtgggccagggcagcggagttggccaaggtgtgggccagggcagcggagttggccaaggtgtgggccagggcaGCGGAGTTGGCCAGGGCAGCAGTCAGGGCATCAGtattggccaaggtgtgggccagggcagcggagttggccaaggtgtgggccagggcagcggagttggccaaggtgtgggccagggcagcggagttggccaaggtgtgggccagggcagcggagttggccaaggtgtgggccagggcggcggacggggccagggaagcggaattGGCCAAGGTTTGGGTCAGGGAAGCAGCCAGGGCCCCGGTATTGGTCATGGTGTGGGCCAGGGCAGTGgagttggccaaggtgtgggccagggcagcgttgttggccaaggtgtgggccagggcaGCGTTGTTGGCCAGGGCAGCAGTCAGGGCACCAGTATTGGCCAAGGTGTGAGCCAGGGCAGCGTTGTTGGCCAGGGCAGCAGTCAGGGCACCAGTATTGGCCAAGGTGTGAGCCAGGGCAGCGGACGGGGCCAGGGCAGTGGAATTAGCCAAGGTGTTAGCCAGGGCAGCGTTGTTGGCCAGGGCAGCAGTCAGGGCACGGTCattggccaaggtgtgggccagggTAGCGGACGGGGCCAGGGCAGTGGAATTGGCCAAGGTGTTAGCCAGGGCAGTGTTGTTGGCCAGGGCAGCAGTCAGGGCACCAGTATTGGCAAAGGTGTTAGCCAGGGCAGCGTTGTTGGCCAGGGCAGCAGTCAGGGCACCAGTATTGGCCAAGGTGTGAGCCAGGGCAGCGTTGTGGGCCAGGGCAGCGTTGTGGGCCAGGGCAGCGTTGTGGGCCAGGGCAGCGGAGTTGGCCAAGGCGTGGGCCAGGGCAGCGGAGTTGGCCAAGGCGTGGGCCAGGGCAGCGGAGTTGGCCAAGGCGTGGGCCAGGGCAGCGGAGTTGGCCAAGGCGTGGGCCAGGGCAGCGGAGTTGGCCAAGGCGTGGGTAATATTGGTCGTGGCATTGGCCAGGGCAGCAGTATTGGTCACGGTATTGGCGGcattggccagggaagtggaACTGGCCAGGGCAGCAGTATTGGTCACGGCATTGGCCAGGGAAGTAGTATTGGTCGTGGcattggccagggaagcggaattGGCCAGGGTAGTAGTATTGGTCATGGTATTGGCGGcattggccagggaagtggaATTGGCCAGGGCAACAGTATTGGTCACGGCATTGGCCAGGGCAACAGTATTGGTCACGGCATTGGCCAGGGCAACAGTATTGGTCACGGcattggccagggaagcggaattGGCCAGGGCAGCATTATTGGTTACGGTATTGGCGGTGTTCGCCAGGGGAGCATCAAGGGAGGCAGcattggccagggaagtggaATTGGCCAGGGCAACAGTATTGGTCACGGCATTGGCCAGGGAAGTAGTATTGGTCGTGGcattggccagggaagcggaattGGCCAGGGCAGCATTATTGGTTACGGTATTGGCGGTGTTCGTCAGGGGAGCATCAAGGGAGGCAGCATTGGACAGGGAAGTGGAATTGGCCAGGGCAGCAGTATTGGTCGCCGcattggccagggaagtggaATTGGCCAGGGTAGTAGTATTGGTCACGGTATTGGCGGcattggccagggaagtggaATTGGCCAGGGTAGTAGTATTGGCCACGGTATTGGTGGCGTCGGCCAGGGCAGGGGAATTGGCCAGGGCCCCGGTATTGGTTATGGTGTGGGCCAGGGCAGTGgagttggccaaggtgtgggccagggcaGCGTTGTTGGCCAGGGCAGCAGTCAGGGCACCAGTATTGGCCAAGGTGTGAGCCAGGGCAGCGTTGTTGGCCAGGGCAGCAGTCAGGGCACCAGTATTGGCCAAGGTGTGAGCCAGGGCAGTGTTGTTGGCCAGGGCAGGATTCCGGGCACCAGTATTGGCCAAGATGTGAGCCAGGGCAGCGTTGTTGGCCAGGGCACCAGTATTGGCCAAGGTGTGAGCCAGGGCAGCGTTGTTGGCCAGGGCAGCAGTCAGGGCATCAGTATTGGCCAAGGTGTGAGCCAGGGCAGCGTTGTTGGCCAGGGCACCAGTATTGGCCAAGGTGTGAGCCAGGGCAGCGTTGTTGGCCAGGGCAGCAGTCAGGGCACCAGTATTGGCCAAGGTGTGAGCCAGGGCAGCGGACTGGGCCAGGGCAGTGGAATTGGCCAAGGTGTTAGCCAGGGCAGCGTTGTTGGCCAGGGCAGCAGTCAGGGCACCAGTATTGGCCAAGATGTGAGCCAGGGCAGCGTTGTTGGCCAGGGCACCAGTATTGGCAAAGGTGTGAGCCAGGGCAGCGTTGTTGGCCAGGGCAGGATTCAGGGCACCAGtattggccaaggtgtgggccagggcagcggagttggccaaggtgtgggccagggcaCCAGTATTGGCCAAGGTGTGAGCCAGGGCAGCGTTGTTGGCCAGGGCAGCAGTCAGGGCACCAGTATTGGCCAAGGTGTGAGCCAGGGCAGCGGACTGGGCCAGGGCAGTGGAATTGGCCAAGGTGTTAGCCAGGGCAGCGTTGTTGGCCAGGGCAGCAGTCAGGGCACCAGTATTGGCCAAGATGTGAGCCAGGGCAGCGTTGTTGGCCAGGGCACCAGTATTGGCAAAGGTGTGAGCCAGGGCAGCGTTGTTGGCCAGGGCAGGATTCAGGGCACCAGTATTGGCCAAGGTGTGAGCCAGGGCAGCGTTGTTGGCCAGGGCAGCAGTCAGGGCACCAGTATTGGCCAAGATGTGAGCCAGGGCAGCGTTGTTGGCCAGGGCACCAGTATTGGCAAAGGTGTGAGCCAGGGCAGCGTTGTTGGCCAGGGCAGGATTCAGGGCACCAGtattggccaaggtgtgggccagggcagcggagttggccaaggtgtgggccagggcagcggagttggccaaggtgtgggccagggcaGCGGAGTTGGCCAGGGCAGCAGTCAGGGCATCAGtattggccaaggtgtgggccagggcagcggagttggccaaggtgtgggccagggcagcggagttggccaaggtgtgggccagggcagcggagttggccaaggtgtgggccagggcaCCAGTATTGGCCAAGGTGTGAGCCAGGGCAGCGTTGTTGGCCAGGGCAGCAGTCAGGGCACCAGTATTGGCCAAGATGTGAGCCAGGGCAGCGTTGTTGGCCATGGCACCAGTATTGGCAAAGGTGTGAGCCAGGGCAGCGTTGTTGGCCAGGGCAGGATTCAGGGCACCAGtattggccaaggtgtgggccagggcagcggagttggccaaggtgtgggccagggcagcggagttggccaaggtgtgggccagggcagcggagttggccaaggtgtgggccagggcagcggagttggccaaggtgtgggccagggcaGCGGAGTTGGCCAGGGCAGCAGTCAGGGCATCAGtattggccaaggtgtgggccagggcggcggagttggccaaggtgtgggccagggcggcggagttggccaaggtgtgggccagggcggcggagttggccaaggtgtgggccagggcggcggagttggccaaggtgtgggccagggcggcggagttggccaaggtgtgggccagggcggcggagttggccaaggtgtgggccagggcggcggagttggccaaggtgtgggccagggcggcggagttggccaaggtgtgggccagggcggcggagttggccaaggtgtgggccagggcggcggagttggccaaggtgtgggccagggcggcggagttggccaaggtgtgggccagggcggcggagttggccaaggtgtgggccagggcggcggagttggccaaggtgtgggccagggcggcggagttggccaaggtgtgggccagggcggcggagttggccaaggtgtgggccagggcggcggagttggccaaggtgtgggccagggcggcggagttggccaaggtgtgggccagggcggcggagttggccaaggtgtgggccagggcggcggagttggccaaggtgtgggccagggcggcggacggggccagggaagcggaattggccaaggtgtgggccagggcggcggaattggccaaggtgtgggccagggcggcggacggggccagggaagcggaattggccaaggtgtgggccagggcggcggagttggccaaggtgtgggccagggcggcggagttggccaaggtgtgggccagggcggcggagttggccaaggtgtgggccagggcggcggagttggccaaggtgtgggccagggcggcggagttggccaaggtgtgggccagggcggcggagttggccaaggtgtgggccagggcggcggagttggccaaggtgtgggccagggcggcggacggggccagggaagcggaattggccaaggtgtgggccagggcggcggaattggccaaggtgtgggccagggcggcggacggggccagggaagcggaattGGCCAAGGTGTGGGTCAGGGCGGCGGAGTTGGCCAGGGCACCGGAATTGGCCAAGGTGTGGGTCAGGGCGGCGGAGTTGGCCAGGGCAGCAGTCAGGGCATCAGtattggccaaggtgtgggccagggcagcggagttggccaaggtgtgggccagggcggcggaattggccaaggtgtgggccagggcggcggacggggccagggaagcggaattGGCCAAGGTGTGGGTCAGGGCGGCGGacggggccagggaagcggaattGGCCAAGGTGTGGGTCAGGGCGGCGGacggggccagggaagcggaattGGCCAAGGTGTGGGTCAGGGAAGCAGCCAGGGCCCCGGTATTGGTCATGGTGTGGGCCAGGGCAGTGgagttggccaaggtgtgggccagggcaGCGTTGTTGGCCAGGGCAGCAGTCAGGGCACCAGTATTGGCCAAGGTGTGAGCCAGGGCAGCGTTGTTGGCCAGGGCAGCAGTCAGGGCACCAGTATTGGCCAAGGTGTGAGCCAGGGCAGCGGACGGGGCCAGGGCAGTGGAATTAGCCAAGGTGTTAGCCAGGGCAGCGTTGTTGGCCAGGGCAGCAGTCAGGGCACCAGTATTGGCAAAGGTGTTAGCCAGGGCAGCGTTGTTGGCCAGGGCAGCAGTCAGGGCACCAGTATTGGCCAAGGTGTTAGCCAGGGCAGCGTTGTTGGCCAGGGCAGCAGTCAGGGCACCAGtattggccaaggtgtgggccagggcaGCGTTGTGGGCCAGGGCAGCGTTGTGGGCCAGGGCAGCGGAGTTGGCCAAGGCGTGGGCCAGGGCAGCGGAGTTGGCCAAGGCGTGGGCCAGGGCAGCGGAGTTGGCCAAGGCGTGGGCCAGGGCAGCGGAGTTGGCCAAGGCGTGGGCCAGGGCAGCGGAGTTGGCCAAGGCGTGGGCCAGGGCAGCGGAGTTGGCCAAGGCAGCGgagttggccaaggtgtgggTCAGGGCAGCGGACGGGGCCAGGGTGTGGGTCAGGGCAGCGGACGGGGCCAGGGTGTGGGTCAGGGCAGCGGACGaggccagggaagcggaattGGCCAAGGTGTGGGTCAGGGAAGCAGCCAGGGCAGCGGTATTGGCCAAGGTGTGAGTCAGGGCAGCGTTGTTGGTCAGGGCAGCGTTGTGGGCCAGGGAAGCAGCCAGGGTACTGGTATCGGCCAGGGTAGTGGACTAGGTCAGGGCAGTGGAATTGGCCAAGGTGTGGACCAGGGCAGTGGAATTGGCCAGGGAAGCAACCAGGGCTCCGGTATTGGTCATGGTATGGGCCAGGGAAGTGGACAGggccaaggtgtgggccagggcaGTGGACGGGCCCAGGGCAGTGGTGTTGCTCAAGGTGTGGGCCAGGATAGCGTTGTGGGCCAGGATAGCGTAGTGGATCAAGGTGTGGGTCAAGATAGCGTAGTGGGCCAGGATAGCGTAGTGGATCAAGGTGTGGGCCAGGATAGCCTAGTGGGCCAAGGTAGCAGCCAGGGCACCGGAATTGGTCATTGTGTTGGCCAGGGAAACAGCCAGGGCAGCAGTATAGGCCAGGAAAGTTAATGGGGAAGTGGTATTGGCCAGGGAAGCATTCGAGGGAATTGTCAGGGATGTGGTCAAGGAAATGGTCATGGGAATTTTGCATGACACTTACTGGAGATCTTTTCCAATTCAGTGCTCTAAACCATTTAAGCAAACCAAGGAAAAGATGCCAAGTGAATGGTTTCTGTCTCTTCCCCCAACTACCACCAcctcaaataaaaaacaattgctTTATTTTGAGTTGGCATTTTTGTTTTCTGACcgttttatcacttttttttttttttttttttattaataaattacctttttattctTGGCAAAGTGGAGTTGCCTGCAGCCTTTACTCCAGCCAGAATACATCATTAATATGCCAATTTGGTGCTTTAGAAACACTTCATGAATTTTGAAAACTGCAAGTAATAAAATATGCAAGGGCTTATAGAAGTGTGCTTCTGTGGCAATGTTCGTTGAACATGGATGCATGCTTAGACCAAGTAACAACTTGAAGCTTTTGTTAATATACCTTAAACGTTGTAACCATACCTTTAAACACAAGTGCTGCTTTGCACTTCAGTTGCAATTCTGCAACAAACTTGCTCTTGCAAACTACACTGCATTTCATAAGACCAGGGCTTGACATTAATACCCGCTAAATGCAAGTGGATCTTGCTCGTGTGAGCTGGAGGCTtggtataagtttagcacagatattttCACTCGCAAACACCTaggtgtggttttttttttttttttttttgttttggtattttatttatatctatcAATCAGTTTGGagggtaaactaaaatatttactagcCATTGGCtgttcaattgccaaggtgtccgtagagggttgcaGCCTAACCAGTAGTCATTATTAGGGCCTAAgcacaaaaaaatgacaaactgTAATGTGTTCTTTATGATGAGCAGAACGTTCCCCTCAAATTTGAATGAAGATAAAAGCAACTTTTTCCGAGCCATGGCGTTTTTCGTGAGGTTGAGACTGCCCTACTTTCCATTGCAACtttctcagtttggttcaataAAGTAATTCTGATATTTTGCactgaaaatgtattgaatttACTAAGATGttatggtaagtggttgcaatcaatttattttagctatatttaaattagggcttgcatagactagttgAGTGATCGACGACTACAGCCACTAGTCAGAGCTGttggaaacaatcgactactcgagcatgcattaaatggatagttcactcaaaatcaaaattatgtcattaataactcaccctcatgttgttcaaaacctgtgagacctctgtttatcttcaggacacagtttaagatatttaagatttagtccgagagctctcagtccctccatttgaaactgtgtgtacggtctactgtccatgtccagaaaggtaagaaaaacatcatcagagtagtccatgtgacatcagaggggcagt encodes:
- the LOC113111428 gene encoding fibroin heavy chain-like isoform X4; amino-acid sequence: MAARVYFSLTAVLLCLIGYLSITHANQRRTTVDGYCPATLTVVPSHRGCTSDEDCPGGHKCCRFDCGPVCVLPVFMKPGKCPIPEMIPLCAEGCFHDGQCPATQKCCPATGGFACSEPRGQGSGQASCQVRGQASGIGQGSVKGGGIGQGSSIGHGIGGVDQGSIKGGSIGQGSNIGRGIGQGSGIGQGSIKGGSIGQGSNIGRGIGQGSIKGGSIGQGSNIGRGIGQGSSIGHGIGGIGQGSGIVQGNSIGRGIGSGTGQGSSIGHGIGQGSSIGRGIGQGSGIGQGSGIGQGNSIGHGIGQGSSIGRGIGQGSGTGQGSSIGYGIGQGSNIGRGIGQGSGIGQGSIKGGSIGQGSNIGRGIGQGSSIGHGFGGIGQGSGTGQGSSIGHGIGQGSSIGRGIGQGSGIGQGSSIGHGIGGIGQGSGIGQGNSIGHGIGQGNSIGHGIGQGNSIGHGIGQGNSIGHGIGQGSSIGRGIGQGSGIGQGSIIGHGIGQGSSIGRGIGQGSGIGQGSIIGYGIGGVRQGSIKGGSIGQGSGIGQGSSIGHGIGGIGQGSGIGQGSSIGHGIGGVGQGRGIGQGPGIGYGVGQGSGVGQGVSQGSVVGQGSSQGTSIGQGVSQGSVVGQGSSQGTSIGQGVSQGSVVGQGRIQGTSIGQDVSQGSVVGQGTSIGQGVSQGSVVGQGSSQGTSIGQGVSQGSGLGQGSGIGQGVSQGSVVGQGTSIGKGVSQGSVVGQGRIQGTSIGQGVSQGSVVGQGSSQGTSIGQGVSQGSGRGQGSGISQGVSQGSVVGQGSSQGTVIGQGVGQGSGRGQGSGIGQGVSQGSVVGQGSSQGTSIGKGVSQGSVVGQGSSQGTSIGQGVGQGSVVGQGSSQGTSIGQGVSQGSVVGQGSSQGTSIGQGVSQGSVVGQGSSQGISIGQGVSQGSVVGQGTSIGQGVSQGSVVGQGSSQGTSIGQGVSQGSGLGQGSGIGQGVSQGSVVGQGSSQGTSIGQDVSQGSVVGQGTSIGKGVSQGSVVGQGRIQGTSIGQGVGQGSGVGQGVGQGTSIGQGVSQGSVVGQGSSQGTSIGQGVSQGSGLGQGSGIGQGVSQGSVVGQGSSQGTSIGQDVSQGSVVGQGTSIGKGVSQGSVVGQGRIQGTSIGQGVSQGSVVGQGSSQGTSIGQDVSQGSVVGQGTSIGKGVSQGSVVGQGRIQGTSIGQGVGQGSGVGQGVGQGSGVGQGVGQGSGVGQGSSQGISIGQGVGQGSGVGQGVGQGSGVGQGVGQGSGVGQGVGQGTSIGQGVSQGSVVGQGSSQGTSIGQDVSQGSVVGHGTSIGKGVSQGSVVGQGRIQGTSIGQGVGQGSGVGQGVGQGSGVGQGVGQGSGVGQGVGQGSGVGQGVGQGSGVGQGSSQGISIGQGVGQGGGVGQGVGQGGGVGQGVGQGGGRGQGSGIGQGVGQGGGRGQGSGIGQGVGQGSSQGPGIGHGVGQGSGVGQGVGQGSVVGQGSSQGTSIGQGVSQGSVVGQGSSQGTSIGQGVSQGSVVGQGSSQGTSIGKGVSQGSVVGQGSSQGTSIGQGVSQGSVVGQGSSQGTSIGQGVGQGSVVGQGSVVGQGSGVGQGVGQGSGVGQGVGQGSGVGQGVGQGSGVGQGVGQGSGVGQGVGQGSGVGQGSGVGQGVGQGSGRGQGVGQGSGRGQGVGQGSGRGQGSGIGQGVGQGSSQGSGIGQGVSQGSVVGQGSVVGQGSSQGTGIGQGSGLGQGSGIGQGVDQGSGIGQGSNQGSGIGHGMGQGSGQGQGVGQGSGRAQGSGVAQGVGQDSVVGQDSVVDQGVGQDSVVGQDSVVDQGVGQDSLVGQGSSQGTGIGHCVGQGNSQGSSIGQES